The proteins below come from a single Anderseniella sp. Alg231-50 genomic window:
- the irrA gene encoding iron response transcriptional regulator IrrA translates to MEQKLRDAGMRPTRQRMSLGSLLFGSGDRHITAEQLHVETVQAGIAVSLATIYNTLNQFTEAGLLREVAVEGHKSYFDTNTSNHCHYYLEDEGRLIDIDDDQLTVDGLPQPPEGMRIGRIDIIVRLEKDKG, encoded by the coding sequence ATGGAACAGAAACTGCGCGACGCCGGAATGCGGCCGACGCGCCAGCGCATGTCGCTTGGAAGTCTTCTGTTCGGCAGCGGAGACCGGCATATCACGGCTGAGCAGCTTCATGTCGAAACCGTGCAGGCCGGTATCGCGGTGTCACTCGCCACGATCTACAACACGCTCAATCAGTTCACCGAAGCCGGGTTGCTGCGTGAAGTGGCGGTTGAGGGTCACAAGTCCTATTTTGATACCAACACGTCCAACCACTGCCATTATTACCTGGAAGACGAGGGTCGCCTGATAGACATTGACGACGACCAGCTCACAGTCGACGGACTGCCGCAGCCGCCTGAAGGCATGCGGATCGGCCGGATCGATATCATTGTGCGTCTTGAAAAGGACAAGGGCTGA
- a CDS encoding SH3 domain-containing protein, giving the protein MFAALAFAVAGGIVYAFTESQNPATLSSAKAAKAAQDNKGAAGPLVKTQTGLPLPRFVSLKSERVNVRRGPSNEHGVAWVFTRKSLPVEIIAEFDHWRRIRDSEGAEGWVYHSLLVGRRTVIAAPWSKDKVMRLLASASASGDLVARIGSGALGELKTCDGKWCYTAFGGYEGYVSQETLFGVYPGEVYSK; this is encoded by the coding sequence TTGTTCGCTGCACTGGCTTTTGCCGTTGCCGGCGGCATTGTTTATGCATTTACCGAAAGTCAGAATCCGGCGACACTGAGTTCCGCCAAGGCTGCCAAGGCTGCCCAGGACAACAAGGGTGCTGCCGGACCGTTGGTGAAAACCCAGACGGGACTGCCGCTGCCCAGGTTTGTCAGCCTCAAGTCGGAACGGGTGAATGTGCGCCGGGGACCTTCCAACGAGCATGGTGTAGCCTGGGTATTCACCCGAAAAAGCCTGCCGGTGGAAATCATTGCCGAGTTTGATCACTGGCGCCGCATCCGCGACAGTGAAGGTGCCGAAGGCTGGGTCTATCATTCCCTGCTGGTCGGCAGGCGCACCGTGATTGCAGCACCGTGGTCCAAGGACAAGGTCATGCGGCTTCTGGCCAGCGCTTCTGCATCCGGTGACCTGGTGGCACGGATCGGTTCCGGCGCGCTGGGTGAATTGAAAACCTGTGACGGCAAGTGGTGCTACACTGCATTCGGCGGTTACGAAGGCTACGTTTCACAGGAAACGCTTTTCGGCGTCTATCCAGGTGAAGTCTACAGCAAGTGA
- a CDS encoding NAD(P)-dependent oxidoreductase, whose product MPTRKPTVIVTRRLPDVVETRMRELFATTLNETDAPMSQSDLVEAVKTAEVLVPTVTDRIDKSVIMQAGDQLKLIANFGTGVDNIDVETATNRGITVTNTPGVLTEDTADMTLALILAVSRRVIEGADAIGNEEVWQGWSPTWMLGRRIYGKRLGIIGMGRIGQAVARRAKAFGLQIHYHNRKPVHASIEEELEATYWESLDQMLARMDIISVNCPHTPGTYHLLSARRMQLLKPTAIIVNTARGEVIDENAMARMLEKDELAGVGLDVFEHEPAVNPRLLKNPKAVLMPHMGSATIEGRVDMGEKVIINIKTFVDGHKPPDRVVPAML is encoded by the coding sequence ATGCCAACGCGCAAACCAACCGTAATTGTCACCCGCAGACTGCCGGATGTCGTTGAAACACGCATGCGCGAACTGTTCGCAACGACACTGAATGAAACCGATGCGCCGATGAGCCAGAGCGATTTGGTGGAAGCAGTGAAGACTGCTGAAGTGCTGGTGCCCACGGTAACCGACAGGATAGACAAGTCGGTCATCATGCAGGCCGGAGACCAGTTGAAGCTGATCGCAAACTTCGGCACCGGCGTTGACAATATCGACGTGGAGACGGCAACCAATCGCGGTATCACCGTCACCAACACACCGGGTGTCCTGACCGAGGATACCGCAGACATGACACTTGCATTGATTCTGGCGGTTTCCCGGCGGGTCATCGAGGGTGCCGATGCAATCGGCAATGAAGAGGTTTGGCAGGGCTGGTCACCGACCTGGATGCTGGGTCGGCGGATTTACGGAAAACGTCTTGGCATCATCGGCATGGGCCGCATCGGACAGGCCGTAGCACGGCGCGCCAAGGCATTCGGGCTACAGATACATTACCATAACCGCAAACCGGTTCACGCTTCCATTGAAGAGGAACTGGAAGCTACCTACTGGGAAAGCCTCGACCAGATGCTGGCCCGCATGGATATCATTTCGGTGAACTGCCCGCACACGCCGGGCACCTATCACCTGCTGTCGGCACGGCGCATGCAGCTGCTCAAGCCGACGGCCATCATCGTCAATACCGCACGCGGTGAAGTGATTGACGAAAACGCCATGGCCCGGATGCTGGAAAAGGATGAACTCGCCGGCGTCGGCCTTGATGTGTTTGAGCACGAACCGGCTGTAAATCCGCGCCTGCTGAAGAACCCGAAGGCGGTTTTGATGCCTCACATGGGGTCTGCGACCATAGAAGGCCGTGTTGACATGGGCGAAAAGGTCATCATCAACATCAAGACATTTGTTGACGGTCACAAACCGCCGGACCGGGTCGTGCCGGCCATGCTCTGA
- the pnp gene encoding polyribonucleotide nucleotidyltransferase: MFDIHVEEIEWAGRTLRLETGRVARQADGAVLATYGETTVLATVVADRQPKPGLDFFPLTVNYQEKTYAAGKIPGGFFKREARPSEKETLVSRLIDRPIRPLFAKGFKCETQVILTVLSHDLENDPDIVAMVGASAALCLSGAPFLGPIGAARVGYIDGEYVVNPTLDQMPDSVLDLVVAGTTDAVLMVESEAQELSEEIMLGAVMKGHEDFQPVIEAIIRLAERGAREPRDHNPEDTSDLLAAAKKLAEKDLQSAYSIAGKEERRDAISAAKAKVVEELCDPEDDDAPAPNKVGEVFKSLEAGIVRGQIIDTGSRIDGRGLSDVRQIKCEVGVLPRTHGSALFTRGETQALVVTTLGTGDDEQFIDALEGTYKENFLLHYNFPPYSVGETGRSGFTSRREIGHGKLAWRAVHPMLPKKEEFPYTIRVVSEITESNGSSSMASVCGASLAMMDAGVPLTRPIAGIAMGLILEGEKFAVLSDILGDEDHLGDMDFKVAGTEEGVTSLQMDIKITGITQEIMSTALYQAKDGRMHILGKMSEAITQGREELGEHAPRIEVMTIPADKIREVIGTGGKVIREIVEKTGAKVNINDDGVINIASADGASIKAAKDWIHSIVAEPEEGVIYDGKVVKVVDFGAFVNFFGAKDGLVHISELAPKRVEKVSDIVSEGQDVKVKLLGFDQRGKVRLSMKQVDQETGEDISQAKDD; the protein is encoded by the coding sequence ATGTTTGACATTCATGTCGAAGAAATTGAATGGGCCGGACGCACGCTGCGGCTGGAAACCGGCCGCGTTGCCCGCCAGGCTGATGGCGCCGTTCTGGCGACCTATGGCGAGACAACAGTGCTGGCAACCGTGGTTGCCGACCGTCAACCCAAGCCCGGCCTGGACTTCTTTCCGCTGACCGTGAACTACCAGGAAAAAACCTATGCCGCGGGCAAGATCCCCGGCGGGTTTTTCAAGCGCGAAGCAAGACCGTCAGAAAAGGAAACCCTGGTTTCCCGGCTGATTGACCGTCCTATCCGCCCACTGTTTGCCAAAGGCTTCAAGTGCGAAACGCAGGTTATCCTCACCGTGCTCAGCCACGATCTTGAGAACGATCCCGATATCGTTGCCATGGTCGGTGCATCTGCAGCCCTGTGCCTGTCCGGCGCCCCGTTCCTCGGACCGATCGGTGCAGCACGTGTCGGTTACATCGACGGCGAGTATGTGGTGAACCCGACCCTCGACCAGATGCCGGATTCAGTTCTTGACCTGGTTGTTGCAGGTACCACGGACGCAGTGCTGATGGTTGAATCTGAAGCCCAGGAACTGTCCGAGGAAATCATGCTCGGTGCGGTGATGAAGGGCCATGAAGACTTCCAGCCGGTTATCGAGGCGATTATCCGCCTGGCCGAACGTGGCGCGCGCGAGCCTCGCGACCACAATCCGGAAGACACGTCAGACCTGCTTGCTGCCGCGAAGAAGCTGGCTGAAAAAGATCTGCAGTCGGCCTATTCAATTGCCGGCAAGGAAGAGCGTCGCGACGCCATTTCTGCCGCCAAGGCGAAGGTCGTTGAAGAACTCTGCGATCCCGAAGATGACGACGCACCGGCACCCAACAAGGTTGGCGAAGTATTCAAGTCACTGGAAGCAGGCATTGTTCGCGGCCAGATCATTGATACCGGTTCACGTATTGATGGCCGGGGACTGTCAGATGTCCGCCAGATCAAGTGTGAAGTCGGCGTTCTGCCGCGCACCCATGGTTCCGCCCTGTTCACCCGCGGCGAAACCCAGGCGCTGGTTGTAACCACGCTCGGCACCGGTGACGACGAGCAGTTCATCGATGCACTGGAAGGCACCTACAAGGAAAACTTCCTGCTGCATTACAACTTCCCGCCATACTCGGTTGGCGAAACCGGCCGCTCTGGTTTCACCAGCCGCCGCGAAATCGGACACGGCAAGCTGGCCTGGCGCGCCGTGCACCCGATGCTGCCGAAGAAGGAAGAGTTCCCGTACACAATTCGCGTCGTGTCGGAAATCACCGAGTCCAACGGTTCATCTTCGATGGCCAGTGTGTGCGGTGCATCGCTTGCCATGATGGATGCAGGCGTTCCGCTCACCCGCCCGATCGCAGGCATTGCCATGGGCCTCATCCTTGAAGGCGAAAAGTTTGCCGTGTTGTCAGATATCCTCGGTGACGAAGATCATCTCGGCGATATGGACTTCAAGGTAGCCGGTACCGAAGAAGGCGTTACATCGCTTCAGATGGACATCAAGATCACCGGCATTACCCAGGAGATCATGTCAACGGCCCTGTACCAGGCCAAGGACGGCCGCATGCACATTCTGGGCAAGATGTCTGAGGCCATCACCCAGGGTCGTGAAGAACTCGGCGAACATGCGCCGCGCATCGAGGTCATGACCATTCCGGCTGACAAGATCCGTGAAGTTATCGGCACCGGTGGCAAGGTGATCCGCGAAATCGTCGAAAAGACCGGCGCCAAGGTAAACATCAACGATGACGGCGTGATCAACATCGCGTCTGCCGACGGTGCATCGATCAAGGCGGCGAAAGACTGGATTCACTCCATTGTCGCTGAGCCTGAAGAAGGTGTGATTTATGACGGCAAGGTCGTCAAGGTTGTCGACTTCGGTGCTTTCGTGAACTTCTTCGGTGCCAAGGACGGCCTGGTTCATATCTCCGAACTGGCACCCAAGCGTGTCGAGAAAGTCTCCGACATTGTCTCCGAAGGCCAGGATGTGAAGGTCAAGCTGCTTGGCTTCGACCAGCGCGGCAAGGTCCGCCTGTCGATGAAGCAGGTCGACCAGGAAACCGGCGAAGACATCTCGCAGGCCAAGGACGACTGA
- the rpsO gene encoding 30S ribosomal protein S15, producing the protein MSITPERKLELVKEYATVEGDTGSPEVQVAILTERIKNLTGHFQTHKKDNHSRRGLLKLVSQRRKLLDYVKVRDEPRYKSIIQRLGIRR; encoded by the coding sequence ATGTCGATTACGCCTGAGCGCAAGCTGGAGCTTGTGAAGGAATACGCCACTGTTGAAGGCGATACCGGTTCTCCCGAAGTGCAGGTCGCAATCCTGACCGAGCGGATCAAGAACCTGACGGGTCACTTCCAGACCCACAAGAAAGACAACCATTCACGCCGTGGTCTGCTCAAGCTGGTTAGCCAGCGCCGCAAACTGCTTGACTATGTCAAGGTACGTGATGAGCCCCGCTACAAGAGCATTATTCAACGCCTCGGTATCCGGCGGTAA